The DNA region TAGAGGTATTTACATGGGcagatatgattttttttatattcctgtTTTAGACAGATTTCATAACTGTAAAAAACCACAGACACATTCACCTGAGAGTCTCCGTAGGTATAGTAGCCGAGGATACTCGACAATTAAGCTTACCTTCAGCCCAAGTCGCTTTACTCCATTGCTATTGCATTTAGGCagtcctcttcttcctcctccttgagGAAGTCATCACTCTCCATGTTTAGAATCCCAGCTATATCCTTCACTAATTTTGTGATTGGCATGCATTAACATTAGTATGTTAACGTTATCCCGCCACACACTCAAACGAGACATCATCATTACCTGTGTTTTGAAACGTCATCACGCAAATTACGAGTtaacaggtgtttttttttagttaaatacaatcttctttttttgttttaataaaggaGAGAGGCTTAGATTTTGTATAAGACTGAGAACAACAACTGAGAACAAAATCTTAAAGATTttctacagtcagactgacagCATCtacatttgccttttttttttatcagagcaTTCACAACAATCACTCAAACTCAGGAGGGGAGATGCATCCAAACCATAGATTTAAAGAATGGACAGCAGAACACCTTTCCTCAGGTGAAGCttctttttacagtctatgggtgaAGCCAAAGGAAAGCAAGTCCCTCTGGTGACttgctgcagtataggtcaaaAACCCTACCTTCTCTTTGTTAATAAATGGATGATGGGtaaaactataaaatcaaaatgccCATAAGATCAGAGCAGAATTTGTAATGTTGTCATGAGTTAATATCATATAACTAAGTCAACTTCTTTTgagaattttctttttaaattagttaAAAATTGTTATTTCATGCTATAAAAGGTATTAAACGctatgattgacagctctgtagATGACTGCTGCTCCTTTGGCTGTGTGCACCAGACTAGTGGAGTACAGGAGAAACGgcaaagagacacaaaatgaTCACAAACACTAGTCATTGAACTTCCTTGACCTCAAATATTTGcttcaaaccaaaaaaaggaatttgttctgctgtggactttACTGACCTAGGATCCCCCTGGGAGGGATCTTTGCCATTTTATCAGTAACTTCAATGTGTTAGTAGAAGCAGCGTGACGTCAATACCGCACCTCTTCCAGGTGATCCCTTCTATGCAGACTGTGCGTCTAAATTCGCAATATGTCAGTGCTCATCACAAAATTATTTTAGCATCATCCCTGTCCAATGAGACAAGGCTGAGTGGACAGTGTAATTCTCATTGTGTCCACTAGATGGGGTAATGGGCCTACTAAACGGTCAAATACCAGCATTACTTTATTGTACACTCAGTTGTATTATTTTcagaaatgcataaaaaaacaattattttgtaCATAAGAGAAGGGAGCAGCAGAGAAATGTGTCAGGTTGCCAAATTTGTTCTTTTAATAatttacaaatacatttcaaacacaaagaaagggACAAAGACAGTAGACTGTTGTTATCTTTTGTAATGGTGATACTTGAATAAGCATGAAATCAAATGTAAAATTGTACAGAGAGATCCTGAACACATAACAAAATATGTATAGATGATGGCAgtcttttaaaaggaaaaacaacacGTTTAGATAATACAAGTGCTATGTtgtcttcatttatttcatatCTGTTCTGATCAATTCCTCCTACatcattttgagaaaacaaaaagcatgaGTCACAGGATATTGTTGAGATGTGGTGCTGACTATTATTCAGATGATGCATTTATTCATCTCAGGCATTCAAAACAGCAAGGCACGTTTTTGAAGAGCCTGTAGTACTCCTCCTGGATCTGGGGGAACGGACAAAAGAACATAGCATTAGGATGAAAACATGATATTCTTATCATGtaatacaacaaaataaaacatgtagtTGTTTTAATACAGTATAATCAGTGGTGCAGTGTCACTCTGAAGATTCACATAAGAACTGGTAGTTGCGATGAGAGACATTATGATGGTCTGCTTTGTTACTTGAAAATTTGAATTTTAAGAGTATTTACACTTAAAAAGCTTTAAGTGTTCATATTTTAGTTTCTAATGCACTATATTTTGTTTCAGCATCACATTTCCTTGACACATGTCCCAtgaaatttaatgtaaacaacacataaacatggttttaaatttgcatcaactattaaagttcatatttgaGTAAGTCTGACCTTATTATAATACTATGCGTGAGTAAATTTAGCAGTACCAAATATATATTAAACAATACCTTTCTAGACAGGAcgcagaggaagatgaagatgaacaTCCCCTGGAAGGCGTTGGTGATTGTGAACAGATAGGCAGTGAGGGTGGTCTCATTGAGGATATGCAGCACGCCAAACGTCCAGGTGGCTCCCAGGACGAACAGCAGAGCCAACGCACCACGGGCACACGACCTAAGTGTGAAAACACGAGTGTTGCTGAACTCAatattacttcttttttttaaaataggaATCGTAATTTGATACAGCAGTGACACCACATGAAACCATAATAGTCCACCAGATAAGGAATTCACAACTCCATTTGAAAACATTCCTTTAACCTTCTCAAAAAAACGCACAAAACAATCCTACCTGATGTTTTCATAGTGGCTGATTTCAGGCTTTTTCACAGCAGTGTGCCGGTACACTTTGTAGATGATTACAATGAAAGCCAAGAGATTAACCTTTGGTGGAGACcgaccaaaacaaacaggacgaaaaacaaacaaacaccagcaATTGAATATTTATCTTTGAAAACAATCCCTATTTGATGATTCAAATTAACACTTGGACTGTTATTTTGGggatgatattaaaaaaaaaccctgatctTACCAGAATGATCAAACATGCGGGCCCAATGAAGCTCCATATGAAGTGGTTTTCTGTGCTCAGCCAACACCTgtaataacatagaaagtgttTTATGATATGGACTGATTTAAGATCTCTTTGTTGCAATAATCTCTCCTCCAGCAGACGCAATAAAGTCAATATAATCCATGTTTATACTCTAATCTAGCCTAATCTTAATTATATCCACATTGTATGGGCAAGTATATACCCCTCTTATctaacaataacaaaaacaactgcTCAGAGTTATGAATGATCAGCACTTTTCTGCATAACCTCAATCTTTTAATTAGATTTTGCATTAATAAACAAGAGACTCACTTTTTCTGTGCTCTGTATGCAAAGTCTCCTTTAACACTGAGGCAGTTATTACTTTACTCTCTACACAGCCTTTTAAGCATCTTCTGCTCTCTTTATGTCCCTGCAGGCCAAAAGTAATCTCTGtcccctttattttttttataatgaatgTAATTTGTTTATCTTTCCTCCCCGAAAAAGACTGAATTAAGTTTGAAAAGAGGTCTTTGTAAAACCCTTTGTCCTCACAaaactatgtaaaaaaaaaaaaaaaaaaagaagctaaattTCCCACTTACACTTTATCAGTCCCGTAATACTTGGAGCCAAGTGTTGCTGAGATGGCTACAACAACGGCCGGGCTCCCGTAGCCAAAGATGTAAAAGTTACGGTGCAGGAAGCCTTTGTTGTAGATGACGCCAACCACGATTAAGTAGAGATGGATGCCCTCGATGCACATCCAGGCAAAGGCTGCGAGGAAGAAATAGTGCAGCAGCCCGGCAATAACAGAGCAAAAAAGCTGCCAAGGGtgacaaaagaagagagaaggagagagagagagagagagagacaccgaTTTTACAAGTTAataatttgcaaaaaaaaaaataaagcaggtTTTATTACCCTTCACTTGAGatatgtattttaaaattcctgctttttgtgtttatttgtttgtctgttcGGCCTTTTTATTAGAGACGATTATTTCTGCTTTTACATAATACATTATATAGGAATAAAAGAGCACCATATTATCCCATGTACTCAACTCAAATCACAATAATGTTTCATAAACAACATGGCGGAGTGGtgggtcagacacacacatctatGCATACAAAGTTGATTTCCCTTTGTGTCGCCCACAGCTCAccttgtgtgtgttcatgttaatCCCCACCAGGAAGATGAACTCAGCCATGAAGAGGCTGCAGCACAGGTTCTTGTGGATGGTGGTCCTGGTGCTCTGGATCTCGCTGAAGAACCAGAAGGTGAAGATGCACATGGACAGACAGATGAGGGAGATGATCATCCCCAGCTGGGTGATCCGGGTCAGGATGGTATGGTGGGCCACCAGCTGAGAAGCAAATGGAAAGGGAGGTGTTTCATTCACAGTTTCATGCTGTACTGAAGTTgtaatttgttgtgtttttttttttctgcttggcATCATTTGATGTTACATAGATGGGTACATAGTTCTAGTTGTGATGTGTCAGATATTTGACCAAgtgatgtttcatttaaaagctGGAAAACTGCTCTTATTCTTTTGCTTGATCTTTCTTCATGTTGGGGGGACAAATTTCAttctttttaacaaacattCCTCTCTCGTTTCATTTTTCCCAAATCTAAAAATGTCCCTCAACAATGAAGGTAGAAAATCAAGACATTTGGGGGCACTGTTAAGCTCAATAAATCAATGGGGAGTGTATCTTTAAAAGTTGTGGGTGGATTTCTCTAAGAGTTTTCGTTGCCAGTCGATATGTGTTGCGAGTCACCTTGCCTACAGGAGCTGCTGACCCTGACAAGAGTTTctcgctttttttttgttttgtttctgtgggaGACTTTTTTTGCTACACAAAATGCTGTCTTGCAGCTTTTTTGGAAAAAATGTTACCTGAGTAGAACTTTAACACTTGTAAGGCTTGGTAtaaaaaaagcaagaaagtGCAGCTTGCACAGTGCTGTCAATCAGCCCCTTCAACACAGAACACAGGAAAAACAAGTGCACACAGAGGGACATCATATTTTTGTCGCGTCTAAAGTATAATGAAATATACACAGTAGGTTAGAACTTTACTGTCTTACAAGCATTTCTATATTTTCTCAACAAAGACTTTTAATAATGCGGAAGAATTGACAGATTACGTACTACCAAAATTATTCTCTGTCTAAAAGGATCTGCAGTGACAAAAAAACCCAATTTGAACAAGATGCATCGATGAAGAATTGTTTTACCATGAAAGTGTGAGTATATTTCATAATAAGAAGGTCAAATAAATATGTGACAGCAGTAGGATTTGACTTGATAGTTAAAAAACCTCTCACTGGATGATTTAATTACTTGTGGAAACATCAGAATATTTACTGAGTGTCCTCAGTATGCTTGTTTTTATACAAAACAATCTTCATAGTTAGAAATGTAAAGCTTAAATTTCTCTATCTCTTtctaaataaatcattttctgagtatgaaaaatgcaaaaaaccaAGATGTCGCTACAATCATTATTGGAGAATCAAGGTACAAGGTTGAGCTCTTGCCCTCattgaaaatacatttgttcACCATAGACCTTAAATCATTTGAATAAATCATTCAAAGCCCCAATGGATAAACTCCAAAGACGAAACACCTTTGCACTGTTATcattgtattttaatgtctgaCCACTCACATTTGCTCGCCCGGAGGACATGAGGACGGCGAAGTGTGTGAGGTGACTGCAGGAGCAGGTGGTGGCGTTGCTGTTGAAGTGGACCGTCTTGCAGCCGTGAGTAGCCCAGCGGCCCTGCAGACTGTCAGGCTCGTACTCCCAGAAGGCGCACTTGGTCACATCAGCTTTAGTGTCGATGGGCTGCGGGGAAGAAAGAGGGACAAGGAAGCAGTTCACTGAGCTGTTTTCATTAGTTTTTTTTGGTCCAGTCCTGCTTTGATAGCGCACCACCAGGGGGTTCAAACACATCGTGCAGGTACATCAAAAaagaacattattttttaatccatCCAAAGACTGactgcatcatgttttttttaatcatttttttagatactttgtttgaaatgataaatacacttactgttatttatttacatcaaCTTAATTTTTTAAGGGTAATTTGATTTCTTTGttagtgttgttttatttatcggCTTTCTTATCATTTTAATGGTCTCACAACTGTAAAgcttaaacaaaataaaaaacaaaccaactaTTATGCTTTCTTTTGGCCAAACTGAACAGCGTGGGGCACAACGTGCATCATTGTGTGTGGGTGGCAGCACATTTTATGTATCTTTGTAGTAAAGGAATATTATTGGGATGTAAAAATGTACAGTCTGAAATTCTCAAAGGGTTATTTGTTTATCGTTCCAATTCACACAATCATGTTGAAGCAACATTTACAGATTTTAAATTAATTCGACTGAGCAACTGGTCTTGCTTCATAAACAAGTATATTTAAATATGGTctattgtgttttgttggtttcacttttgttttctaaattggctttacattattattatttttagattAGTACCTTTTTAAATATCTagttttctttcaaataaatatGTGCAAAGAGTGCCAAAAAAATAATGACCAGGTTcaagtaagaaaaaaatcacagagaaaaaagtACCGCGCCAGCAGAAAGAGGAGCCAAAATTATTGATTGTTGCTCTTTCAAGGCAATTTACGGAGGACTTTTGCCGCTCAATATAAATCAACACCTCCTTGTTAGGCAAAAGTCTCGAGGGCCCGacaaaaataatgatttctctttctcatacattttaattatcttaaaagacaacaacagtACATTAACTTTTAGGGTTATTTCCCTTATTACTCGCTTTCCTCCATCATCtgttctttgtttctctttcattttctcttcacTGAACGGTCACTGCAGAAATACAGCCATCCAAATGTTAATTTTCACACCCTTCACTTTACACACCTCCCTCACTACTTTTCAGAAACTTGTTGGCTTACTGCTGGAGTCAGTTTGAATGTAAGGAAACTGTTTCTCATGTAGGAGTGACTTGAAGAATATGAAAAAGGTTCTGATGTTTCAAACTGACCATGATCCTAATGGAGGCCATTGTTGATAACTGAATcttaaatgacagaaaaaagggCGCAGTAAATTCAATCTAGGGGAGGAAAACCTTCATCTAGATTGCATTTAGAATTGTCAAAAAAcgggaaaacatttgaatacGAAAGGCGGTACTTAAGtgttatgatcactttttaatCATGTCTGTAGGGAAATTAAtaagggagaaaaaagaaagacacaccCGCTATTATTAGGTCAATATATTCAAGAAACACCTCTCTGGTCTCTGCAGCAGCATATAATGTGAAGGTCTCCATACTGTaaagagtgcaaaaaaaaaaaaaaaaaagaaacccaatCTAGCCAGCCTCAGCACTTTGCTCGGTCTTTACCTCGTTGTGTCTCAGAGTAAAGGTGACATGGTCAAGTTGGTAAACGTCAGCAGGTTTGACGGCTGCTGCTATGACTTGGGAGTTGACAGTGATTTCCCCTGTTCCTGCATAGCGCAAGTAGTCGGTGACACCCGGGTCGCTGCTCGGTTTCAGGATGTCATTGAGGCTGTCATATCGCACAAACACCACCGACACACTTCctgatagacaaaaaaaaagtttaacaaagACAGAAGGGAGTCAAACTTTAGTTTGTGGTTAATCAACCTTTGGGATAAGTTAAACCACTCAATTAGTTCTGTCTATTAGACTGAAATGGACAGTACGGAGTGCAGATCTGACCAAATACAAAGTGTATACAGAACAACTTACAACAATGACAGTTACTCCAAGGTCAAAATTCAACAATTCAttaagcagacacttttatcaaaagcgacatacatcagagagtaagtcaTTCTACATCAACAATATTTTAAGacagatttatatttttctgctgtctGCAACAGTGTTTTAAGATGGAGAAACAAGTTTGatatgttttaaatataaacagGACTTCTTGCACTCAAATATGACTGACATGCTGTTTGAGAATTGCAGATAGTGGAATGCATGACTTGTCCCAAAAAGATGTGTTATTGCTCAGTTTTATTACTCAGCTTTATTAGCGTGAATTTGAAAGTATTACCCAATATCACACAAAAAAGCTTTACAGCATTACATTCTGATATGTAGAAACTAATTGAATCATTATTTCCTTTGGCCTAAGATATATGTGGCATGTGGGAAcatgcgaaaaaaaaaaaaactttcagatGGTCACAACTTTGatacagcttcttcttctttttttttttaaaggctacTTTACCGtttctgtcctcctctgctctcaaTTTTGGAGTCAGAGTTATCTGATCCCCGGCCATGGAGGCAGACAGTTTGGCTTTTGTGTGACGGACATCAAATGTGAAGAGTTTCAATTCTGTGGTTTCAGGAAGAAAATCCAAAACAtggagaaatgaaaaagaatgaCAAAGGCAGTTATCCAAAGCGTCACATTCTTGAACACAGGTGGAAATAAATGGCAGACTGATTTAATAGAACTTCAGATTGTAtgttaataatgataataataatcccACCCATTTCAGGGGCTTTGATTTGCAGCTCAGTGGGAGTTTTGTACTTCTTGGCAAGTGTCAGAGCACTTTCTTCAACAGTATGCAGCAGCTTGGTGATGGTATGCTCTCGACGCTCTTCTTTCATTCTGCTCCAAGCCACCAGCTCATCCTTCTCCACCAAGTTATTTACTGCTTTCACTAATTTCTGTTGAAAAGCAGAATTTTCAGTGTGACATGTGTATAAAACTACAGCATGCAACATATGCCTGTTCTGCATGATTTGAGTTAACGATCCTCCAAATATCATGGAAAATGTATATGTCTAAAGGCATTATATATcgacacattaaaacatctgctatcattttcaaaataaaagcgctGAGGACTTTGCAGGACTGTATAGTACGTATTAAACCGATTGTTTAAGACCAGTTCAAAGCCTAACTGCAGTTCAGTCAGAACTCCTAATgttgaaagagaaacacaaatagTACACAAAGATTACTGTAAGAGTTGAGTTGACGAGGGAAGGTTTGACAGTGTAATCAGCCAGTGTTGATGCAGACTGACTCAAGGCCTCAATGTATGCGATCACTTCCACAGAGGTGAGCTCTCCGGACGTCTGCTTAGCAATTTCCTTCAGTACACTCTGCGGATCTGTGAGGTTTTTCATCTAGGATCGGGGAGAAAGAGTTTCCATTCTAGTATCTCAGAGAGAAAGACGACTTAAAGGCATCACATTTCTGCATCAAATACATATTCACTATAGATTAATATTTGTTTGATTGAGACTTTACTAGACTAAACTGGACTAAAAATGTACTTACTGCAGGTTGACTTTCATTTTAAGGCTTGTGAGtctatgtttatttatgtataaTTTGGGAACCTAACCAAATAAATAttctatttcttcttccttctccagTACCCAGATGAACGATCCTGGAGGAAAGCCGATGCATGATTACACTTCTACAAATATTCTACAGGgaaatacacactgacacacaaatcCACAAAGCAGCTATTAATCAGAGAATAAACAACAGTTACAGCCATTGATCGCAGGTGTCCTATGAGTCAAAGACTTTAGATGGCTAAATTTAAAAGACCGCCATGAATCACTTCTGCTAAAGATGATGCAACAAAAGGTTTAGGAAGGCTGTTACTGCATTTGTGGCTAATCCTTGTTACTGTACAACCTGCCTCAACCTGGTTCATTTCATGTTAATATTCTTTCCTTCCAACAGAGGGCAGTGTCATCATATGTATATTTTTACCCCATCTGCTTGAAAATCCAAAAGAGGGGGGGAACTTACATATTCAAGTGTTTTGTTGACTGTCTGCATGATGCACCTGATGTTGTCATGGCAGAATTTTTGGGGATGATCTGCAAAACAACAATCACCGAAAGTGTCTCTTTGATTGCTTATTTCTTACATAGTTCCAGCTGGATAATGCAGGTTACAGTAAAGTCTGAGCAGTATGAAACTTGCACTTGGATAACATCACATAGCTGTCTTTGTGATAAGCATtgcaaaaaacatcagaaaattgAAGATTGCACCGTTTACTTGATGTATTGCATAATAGATTCATCtctgaaaaaatgtgtaaaaatggCTAGTCCGGTGTTGTGTAtgggcaaagaaaaaaagagagatgaggaaAGATGCATGTTTTTGGATGTAAGTATCAGTGCAagtgtgttgagtgtgtgtgctcttcCATCCTCATACCCACCTTTACAGCTTGCTCCTCTCCCTGGATGAAAGTGGTTCGAGCCTGAAGTTGGGATGTAATCACGCTGACAAGTGCAATAGAAAGATCCATTCGTATTATGGCAGTGTGAATTTGGTCCACAGACCTGTCCAGACTTGCATTCGTCAACATCTGAAACATGCAAATGAAGAGTTCAGCAGGAATGTAAGATAAAAACAGATGATTAAGGCGATAATCTCAACATCACTAATGgcaaaatatacaaacatacTTGTAATTTCACTGTTTTTCTCGCACAAAATTAGTGACAATGAGACTAAGAGTAAAGGAAAGATAAGTATTCAtattcaaagaaataaagagtaTGGTGTTAGTATTCCAACGTATAACAATTATTATTGATCGTGGGAGAGAATCGGCATGCGTGAATGCATGCAACACATCTGGATATTCACAAATCAGCATCTAAGATCAACCACATTCTTCTTTTGCTGCATTAAATGGAGCGTGCCGCCCAGAAGCCAGCAAGCACACTCTGTGGAACAGCATGGGTTAAAGGTGCTTCTCTTCTGTTGCAAATGAAGCAAAAGATCTCAGGTGTTTACTAAGAATAGCAGATGGGAAGGAAGTGAAAGGCCAAGGGAAAAATCCCCTCCAACATGTTAATCCTCCACATTACAGTGAGTGAGAAAACTACTCACACACAcgaaacatacatacacacaccactCACACACTcgctctcacatacacacacacacttacacacacacacacacacacacaatcctgaTGCCCTTACAGTATATATGAACGGTCATCTGTCAGTACAGTTTATAATGTGTACCTGCTCAGCACAGCGTGTGAcctaaacacatttttttgccAATTTATAATTCTGAGTGATGGCTTTACCGATACATTCGGTGCCATCATTGGGCTGGAACTGGTCCAGTCCTGTTGATGTGTATCCAGAGACACATGTACAGTAGTAGCTGCCTGCTGTGTTGGTGCAGATTCCCCTGTCTCCACAGATATCGGTCACATTCTGGCACTCGTTGTCATCTAGGGAaaacatgaggagggagagtCAACAGGATAAGTTGCTTGAGAAATTAAAttagaaacacaaaacaggcTTAAGATCGTTTGGTGTCTTGACAGAAAACCATTAAGTCAAAAAGTAATACTAATATAtagtataaataaaataaaaatacaaatatttacataaatGAAAATACTGCATATACATACATAGGatatatgaatgaatgaatgaatgaaacttGTATTGCCCAtaggggaatttgccttgcactgcgtgcataaaaacacaatacaaaaaacatatacagaacatcaaataaaaaaaaacattaaagcatcATATGATTAAATGAAGGATTTCAGTAGCaaattaaataaagtgcagagtgcagAGTTCATACTGTATAATCAGagcttattaagcagctgaatactAGGTAGTACAAAGGATGTAGTGTCTCTATTGGTATTGACATTGATAATATCAATATCAAATTTTAAACGCGATTCATCTCAACATTTCaataataaattacatttttaatcgcatgcttgaaatgaaattatttcacatttaaaaataaaaatagttaggcttttattttgcaaTATTGTACTGTCATAAGCCGTGATCATTTAAATTGCTGTTTGACTTAAAccctacttttattttgaaataaagttagGCCCCTTTGGTAGATTGAAGGCTACTTAATTAATTTGTCACAGatcaaaaaatgtataaaaacagcTAAAATATAATATTCAACTGTTGCAGCAAGTTGTAGCAGTGTCCCAACTGTataataaaaaggttttttttttctctgtgctgatgaaaaaatgtcaacatttccTTTCAGCATAAACCTGAATAATGCCTACACCCGTATTAATCAGCAACTgctctgaatgtgtttcttctCTTGGTCAAAATGCTGAATGCCTTGTGGTTGCTCTGCTATGTCCTT from Labrus bergylta chromosome 6, fLabBer1.1, whole genome shotgun sequence includes:
- the adgrl4 gene encoding adhesion G protein-coupled receptor L4, producing MESLLKSPMKLVVLTAWLFSVMNPCSLSDICDSCHQLATCKALNGSNNACFCNQGYTGDGTTFCNDDNECQNVTDICGDRGICTNTAGSYYCTCVSGYTSTGLDQFQPNDGTECIDVDECKSGQVCGPNSHCHNTNGSFYCTCQRDYIPTSGSNHFHPGRGASCKDHPQKFCHDNIRCIMQTVNKTLEYMKNLTDPQSVLKEIAKQTSGELTSVEVIAYIEALSQSASTLADYTVKPSLVNSTLTKLVKAVNNLVEKDELVAWSRMKEERREHTITKLLHTVEESALTLAKKYKTPTELQIKAPEMELKLFTFDVRHTKAKLSASMAGDQITLTPKLRAEEDRNGSVSVVFVRYDSLNDILKPSSDPGVTDYLRYAGTGEITVNSQVIAAAVKPADVYQLDHVTFTLRHNEPIDTKADVTKCAFWEYEPDSLQGRWATHGCKTVHFNSNATTCSCSHLTHFAVLMSSGRANLVAHHTILTRITQLGMIISLICLSMCIFTFWFFSEIQSTRTTIHKNLCCSLFMAEFIFLVGINMNTHKLFCSVIAGLLHYFFLAAFAWMCIEGIHLYLIVVGVIYNKGFLHRNFYIFGYGSPAVVVAISATLGSKYYGTDKVCWLSTENHFIWSFIGPACLIILVNLLAFIVIIYKVYRHTAVKKPEISHYENIRSCARGALALLFVLGATWTFGVLHILNETTLTAYLFTITNAFQGMFIFIFLCVLSRKIQEEYYRLFKNVPCCFECLR